GTAAAGGTAATTTCATCAATTAATTCATAAACATCAATCACTTTGCCAACAACATCATACACTTTTTGCCCGTCTTCTTCATACGCTGGACTAAGTTGTGTCTTTTCGGCTAATTCCCGCAAGTAAGCCACGTCTTCAGCCTGTGTTTCATCTAAATCTGCCAAAAAAGTAATGACATCAAAAAACGGTTCTGGTTCATTGCCAACCATCGATTGCGTCACAATCGTAACTGCGTGTGTACTCATAAATTTTTCCTCTTCTTTTTAAATGTTGCTTCTATAGTTTCCAGCGTGGTGCGCTAAGTGATTTACTATTTATTCTAGCGCGGGATTTGGATATGTGTCTCAGTTCGATTCCCACTACGAGGCTGGAACCAGTCTGGACACCGTGATGGAAGACAAGCATTTGAAGCCACAGTGCGGTCTTCAAATGTTTGCGAAGCTTGGTTCGCTAACGCGGTAACCATCTTCACAAATCCATAATCAGTAACCAAACCCGTTACTGATTATGCCATCACGGTGCGAGCTAAAGTCCAGCCTCTTCGTTAATTTGAGTAGGCAGTCTGACTAGTAATATGCCCTAATCCTTGTCGCTGCAAGTTTAGCAGTAATCAATAATTCCACACTTATCTAGCGGAGTGACTGAAAATCACTTTGTGGCCGGCAGGCTTTACACCGAAATGGGACGTGACACCACGTGTCGGGTTTGTCGCTGAGGGTAGAGCCGACCGGGCCTTATTTGTCCAGCGTAGCTACAAATGTGAGCAGTCTTTTGGCTTTAGCCATTAGACTGCCAGCTATCCCGAATTGCCCAAGACAGACATCCAGCCTGCAAGGCTAATCTAATCGCGTTAGGATTAGATTCAGTATTTTGTGCAACAAAATGCTGGGATGTTTTGCGTTGCCGGTTCGCAGGCATAAGCACATACTGGCTTGGGAGGTTGCTTCCAGCGTGGTGCGCCAAGTAATTTACTGGCACGCAGTGGCCAGTGGCCAATTTTATTCAATCCCACGTCAGACGAAATGGGGCCCACACTTTGCTAACAAAGTGTGCAAAGAAAAAGGATTCGCATCACTGCAAATCCTGATTCACTGTTAATTAAGCTTCGAAGTTGTCATCATCGTCGAGGAAAGTGTTCAACACCTCTTCAACCATTGCCCATTCTTCGTCGTCTTCGATTGGTTGCAAGTCGCCTTCAGTTGCTTCGCCGTCTTCATCAGGGTTAAATGCAAAGGCTTGGATATCAACTTCTTCGTCTTCTTGAGTACCTTCTGGATAAAGCAAGATGTATGACTTACCGGCAAACTTGTTGTCAGTATCGTCTTCATCAGCAGTAAATGTAAACAACACGTTAAAGAGTTGTTCCGCACCATCTTCATCAACTAAGGTGATTTGTTGTTCTTCTGGTTCTTGAGCCATGGGGTTTCTTCCTCACTATTTCGTTAATTTACCGTTAGCATCCAAATAATTTTGGAGAATTAAGCTAGCGGCGAGTTTATCAATAACTTGCTTGCGTTTCTTACGCGAAGTATCAGCTTCTTCAATTAACATGCGTTCCGCTTCAACCGTTGTTAAGCGTTCATCGATAAAATCGACGGGCAAGCCAAAAGTTTCGACTAATAAATCACCATAAGCCTTGGATGCCTCAGCACGAGGTCCCAAGCTGTTGTTCATGTTCTTTGGTAAACCCAACACAAAACCAGATGGCTTGTATTCAGCAACCAATTCTTTCATTCGGTCAATTCCGAATTCTTTTTCATCCTCATTAATGCGGATGATTTCCACGCCCTGTGCGGTCCATCCCATGATATCACTAACCGCAATTCCGACCGTGCGTGAGCCGATGTCTAATCCTAGTAAACGACTCACTTACTCAAGTAACTCTTCACAAGCTCTTCGATGATTTCATCGCGCTCGTGCTTACGAATTAAATTACGTGCATCATTCAAACGTGGGATGTAAGCAGGATCACCAGAAATTAAGTAACCAACAATTTGGTTAATTGGGTTATAACCCTTTTCTTCGAGTGCCTTGTATACCGTTTGTAATGTTTCATGCACGTCTTTGGGTTGTTCATTGCCAAAATTGAATAAGGCTGTCTTGTCTAACGAACTCATTTGGCTACCTCCAGACAAAAAACTTTGATATTTGTAATTGTAAACGTAATCATAAGTAAAGTATAGCCCAATCGCTTAGGATTACCTTTCATTTTGATTACAAAAGATTGAAGATTTAGTGTTCTGCCAACCAATCGTGAGCAGCCGTCAACGCAGCTTGAATCCCAGATGGGTTCTTACCACCGGCTTGGGCCAAATCAGGGCGACCACCACCGTTACCACCAACAAGTGGCGCAACGGTCTTAATCAAATCACCAGACTTCATCCCCGCTTTAATTGCGGCTGGACTCATCGCAACAATCAAGTTGACCTTATCTTCACCAGTGGCGGCAATTAAGACCAACACATCTGAAGAATTATTTTCTTTCCATGAATCAGCCATTGAACGCAATTGATCCATACCAGAAACTTCCAGTTGTGCAGCAATTAAGCTGTGACCATTGACGTCTTCAGGATTATCAAAGATACTTGCCGCTGCTTGGTTAGCCAACTTAGCTTCTAAGCTGTTAACTTGGCGTTGCAATTCCTTCAATTGGTCTTGCAAGGCGGCCACTTTGACTGGTGCGTCTTTTAGTTGTGGCGCTTTAACAGCATCCGCAATTTGTTGTAATTCATTTTCGTGTTGCTTCATCAAGTTAAATGCTGCAGTTGAAGTGACGGCTTCAATCCGGCGAACACCGGCACCGATTCCTGATTCACCAACAATCTTGAATAAACCAAGTTCACTGGTGTTATCAACGTGGGTTCCACCATCAAATTCAGCATTAAAGTCACCGATTGAAACGACCCGGACTTTTTCGCCATATTTTTCGGTAAAGACGGCCACGGCACCAAGCTTTTTAGCGGATTCAATATCAGTTTCGACCCATGAAACTTTCAAGGCTTCTCCGATTTTATCGTTGATCAATGCTTCGATTTCATCAAGCTTTTCAGCTGGCACAGCACCATTGTACGTAAAGTCATAACGCAAGTAT
This is a stretch of genomic DNA from Periweissella cryptocerci. It encodes these proteins:
- a CDS encoding DUF1292 domain-containing protein, producing the protein MAQEPEEQQITLVDEDGAEQLFNVLFTFTADEDDTDNKFAGKSYILLYPEGTQEDEEVDIQAFAFNPDEDGEATEGDLQPIEDDEEWAMVEEVLNTFLDDDDNFEA
- the ruvX gene encoding Holliday junction resolvase RuvX; the protein is MSRLLGLDIGSRTVGIAVSDIMGWTAQGVEIIRINEDEKEFGIDRMKELVAEYKPSGFVLGLPKNMNNSLGPRAEASKAYGDLLVETFGLPVDFIDERLTTVEAERMLIEEADTSRKKRKQVIDKLAASLILQNYLDANGKLTK
- a CDS encoding IreB family regulatory phosphoprotein — its product is MSSLDKTALFNFGNEQPKDVHETLQTVYKALEEKGYNPINQIVGYLISGDPAYIPRLNDARNLIRKHERDEIIEELVKSYLSK